The following are from one region of the Magallana gigas chromosome 4, xbMagGiga1.1, whole genome shotgun sequence genome:
- the LOC105327038 gene encoding UBX domain-containing protein 7 isoform X2: MTSIREKIEQFCSITGADQEVGKNLLEACNGNLELAIDMHMDSGGPSAPPPTDQGGASAQPSQPLPRDSETSSSAPIDLDDDVRAPIPQRNETLIEDVPAFVLRGRRRQARSVFDGFRDFQAEARQQEAMMRQGPGSSFKKRTLEDLFRPPIDITFKGTFASAREAGTTLKKYVMVNVQNVKEFVCQALNRDVWSHDGVKAIVKDHFVFWQVYHDSEEGGKFKQFYRVEEYPYIAIIDPRTGENMVTWNRELDAMTFCDLVTQFLAEHPFSDDSFSESPPSKRTKREHSVVDLSEDDQIQAAIKASLEEPRKSVTYISDSDDDNSDDDDVETFSDTDNDSQSSPVKNSHSKNDSKIAVCSNSSGPSCSSKTETTESNENCKKCESNVIENGVSNSNSNSITESYKKYIGKESDPQMSIMIRFPDGKRQQLTLSSQSKLMALVKYVAEQGYSNERYELLTNFPRKKLSYMDFDLTIQEAGLNAQESVFVQAR, translated from the exons ATGACTTCGATCAGAGAAAAAATAGAGCAATTTTGCTCAATCACAG GGGCTGATCAAGAGGTTGGTAAAAATCTTCTAGAAGCATGTAATGGGAACCTGGAGCTGGCTATAGACATGCACATGGACAGTGGTGGACCCTCTGCCCCACCCCCAACAGATCAGGGCGGGGCATCTGCCCAACCCAGCCAGCCTCTCCCCAGAGATTCAGAAACATCCTCATCAGCACCCATAGACTTAGA TGATGATGTTCGAGCTCCTATACCTCAGAGAAACGAGACCCTGATAGAAGATGTCCCAGCATTTG TTTTGCGTGGACGCCGAAGACAAGCACGGTCTGTTTTTGACGGTTTTCGAGATTTTCAAGCAGAAGCTA GGCAGCAGGAGGCAATGATGAGACAAGGGCCCGGCTCATCCTTCAAGAAGAGGACCCTAGAGGACTTGTTCAGGCCCCCCATAGACATCACATTCAAAGGCACATTTGCCAGT GCCCGAGAAGCGGGTACAACGCTAAAGAAATACGTGATGGTCAATGTTCAGAATGTGAAAGAGTTCGTCTGCCAGGCGCTGAACCGTGACGTGTGGAGCCACGACGGGGTCAAGGCCATTGTCAAGGACCATTTCGTGTTTTGGCAG GTTTATCATGATAGCGAAGAAGGCGGGAAATTCAAACAGTTCTACCGCGTTGAGGAGTACCCGTATATCGCTATAATTGACCCGAGGACAG GAGAAAATATGGTCACGTGGAACAGAGAATTGGACGCCATGACTTTTTGTGATCTCG TAACTCAGTTTTTGGCAGAGCATCCTTTTTCCGACGATTCGTTCAGCGAGTCTCCACCGTCAAAACGAACAAAGCGA GAACATAGCGTTGTAGACCTCAGTGAAGATGATCAGATACAAGCCGCCATTAAAGCCTCGCTCGAGGAACCGCGCAAATCTGTGACCTATATTTCGGACAGTGATGATGACAATAGTGACGATGATGACGTAGAAACTTTTTCAGACACGGATAATGATTCGCAGTCCTCTCCAGTGAAAAACAGTCATTCTAAAAACGACTCTAAAATTGCAGTGTGTTCAAACAGTAGTGGACCGTCCTGTTCAAGCAAAACAGAAACCACAGAAAGTAACGAAAACTGTAAAAAGTGTGAATCGAACGTTATAGAAAACGGTGTTTCCAACTCTAACTCAAATTCTATCACTGaaagttataaaaaatacatcGGAAAAGAATCAG ATCCTCAAATGTCCATCATGATTCGTTTCCCTGATGGCAAACGACAGCAACTCACGTTATCCTCTCAGTCCAAACTCATG GCACTAGTGAAGTATGTAGCGGAGCAAGGATACTCAAACGAACGTTACGAATTGCTCACGAATTTTCCCAGGAAGAAACTGTCTTACATGGACTTTGACCTCACAATTCAGGAAGCGGGTTTAAATGCTCAGGAATCGGTCTTCGTTCAGGCCAGGTGA
- the LOC136274446 gene encoding uncharacterized protein, with the protein MEPLRAAIFLFLFAAFIAEQSSSLSVHHITKRDTSESDGSSTTGDDQSDDGQSRDDMDASNGGSQTSQSDDSGGSVNIDTANMRGSDSDSGDGNRDDSSEGKNCNKCKNKQGTTGDDSYEGATVLMGADTGSSDSGVGIGSDDFSDRTVGVIGIETGSSNSGSSDSGTGVGSDDSNEGAIDGMQFGTGGDDSSDGVIDDMRLGTRTIDLGSATERDDSNSGTGSDDSSEGDMGGSRDRILDFNNLETGSDDSNSGTGSDDSSEGEMDGSRDRILDFNNMETGSDDSNSRTGSDDSSEGEMDGSGGKRKCSRCAKKTNMADSGAEGDDSEEGSTRDEILNFNNMETGSDSGEGTGSSDSGEGTDRQDDLTYGAQLGTVSSGATSNSDSSEGDAGYNNGDITDSDSKENLGDDSQEMGSKTGGSDSSGQDSNEIQAATILDNEYPRNSERLTSDLLLSESTGGEINRFNIDNTNGPAEGPSKWPNVPVGDIFMESNNNLPLPGDSTWRDPGVPTPTGGYPGNRDSAFPGDQVQFIPEVSTTPEPTFVKSNVPPGMESIRVEAAPLIDPTEASYIQPPAIPSPTPTPYYEGNQYEQNYNQGPDTMTLTQGYEKINGPSATEMNYPTESYTNEMNQNIPPQPDIVPPIQDYGTNEFTPNVPSVPGTMDPTPGYGPNEFEQNAPTGVVSTVMGEQEGVGTIMDQTSLNLGPVVDSGNFVNPPPSSGGFVDLSIRGKGHLMDGSPAGVDGVAVGNYIKGPNDMKVWSDSTQPATTGVIELFHKSGKMHGLKKICVHIRQGPADAATTAVQTGQQNGGLKTFLKSILQDGVVTSERVVGQQGDATGKMNINIPDGSIDIGRNIENQIGAGMVDNQMNAQNMDLRINRMPQPFINEPGAGMVDNQMNAQNMDLRINRMPQSFINEPREIRFTNNALKRRPSKIFLAISSKLKEADHARPLDFNPAAERGQVQAHSQNGKGVIRVYTKQSDGTKSMKRVFVNIRQPEPYVRTSAVTRTVKIPMTRMYNTGSDGAVTIGFGGGSSPGVTGARTGLTGSVSGTMMRVDGGHVHSDIEHAHDGHGHIHMGHAHDGHSHDGHGHSHGHAVHTMRVDGDPSVRSVSGQMFKVDRRSIFPELGADQTVRSGSQQMNEVTLPNGNFHVHKIGDRNIVHDHRHGNVDQDTYKRVMELLGRRLPAIDSNFDPYVTSTSNMHRPSTKGIPVNI; encoded by the exons ATGGAGCCTCTCCGGGCCGcaatctttctttttcttttcgcTGCAT TTATTGCGGAGCAATCATCTAGTTTGAGCGTCCATCATATAACTAAACGGGATACTAGTGAGAGCGACGGATCGAGCACGACTGGAGACGATCAAAGTGATGACGGACAGTCACGTGACGATATGGATGCCAGTAATGGCGGGAGTCAAACATCTCAGTCAGACGACAGCGGCGGGTCGGTAAACATTGACACGGCAAATATGAGAGGCAGCGACAGTGACTCTGGGGACGGCAATAGGGACGATTCTTCAGAGGGCAAAAACTGTAACAAATGTAAGAATAAGCAAGGAACCACAGGTGACGATTCTTACGAAGGGGCTACGGTATTAATGGGAGCTGACACCGGAAGCAGTGATTCTGGAGTAGGAATAGGAAGCGACGATTTTAGCGACAGAACTGTTGGTGTTATAGGAATTGAAACAGGATCAAGTAATTCAGGTAGCAGTGATTCTGGGACAGGAGTAGGAAGCGATGATTCCAACGAGGGAGCCATAGATGGTATGCAATTCGGAACAGGAGGCGATGACTCTTCCGACGGAGTCATAGATGATATGAGACTTGGAACACGTACGATTGATTTGGGATCAGCAACAGAAAGAGATGACTCAAACTCAGGAACAGGCAGCGATGACTCTAGCGAAGGAGATATGGGTGGATCAAGGGACAGAATACTTGACTTCAACAATTTGGAAACAGGAAGCGATGACTCAAACTCAGGAACAGGCAGCGATGATTCTAGCGAAGGAGAAATGGATGGATCGAGGGACAGAATACTTGACTTCAACAATATGGAAACAGGAAGCGATGACTCAAACTCCAGAACAGGCAGCGATGACTCTAGCGAAGGGGAAATGGATGGATCTGGTGGAAAGAGAAAATGCAGTCGTTGTGCCAAGAAAACAAACATGGCTGATTCAGGAGCAGAAGGCGATGACTCAGAGGAAGGTTCAACAAGAGACGAAATACTTAACTTCAATAACATGGAAACAGGAAGTGACTCTGGAGAAGGGACAGGCAGTAGCGACTCTGGAGAAGGAACAGACAGGCAGGATGATTTGACTTACGGAGCACAATTAGGAACAGTTAGTTCTGGAGCCACTTCTAATAGTGACTCAAGTGAAGGGGACGCTGGATACAACAATGGAGACATAACTGATTCAGATAGCAAAGAAAACCTTGGTGACGATTCACAAGAGATGGGGTCAAAAACAGGAGGAAGCGACTCAAGTGGACAAGACTCAAACGAAATACAAGCCGCTACAATTTTGGACAATGAATATCCCCGGAATTCTGAGCGTCTGACTTCAGATTTGCTTCTGTCAGAAAGCACAGGTGGAGAAATCAATCGATTCAATATTGACAATACAAATGGTCCAGCAGAAGGACCCTCCAAATGGCCTAATGTTCCTGTCGGTGACATTTTCATGGAAAGTAATAATAACCTACCACTACCAGGTGATTCCACCTGGCGAGATCCAGGTGTTCCAACTCCTACAGGAGGATATCCTGGTAATCGGGATTCTGCGTTTCCTGGGGATCAAGTTCAATTCATTCCTGAAGTCTCTACCACTCCTGAACCTACTTTTGTTAAATCAAATGTACCCCCAGGTATGGAGAGCATTAGGGTTGAAGCAGCTCCACTAATAGATCCAACAGAAGCCAGCTACATTCAACCACCTGCAATCCCAAGTCCTACACCAACTCCATACTATGAAGGCAACCAATATGAGCAAAATTATAATCAAGGACCAGATACAATGACTCTAACTCAAGGTTATGAAAAAATCAATGGTCCCTCTGCAACAGAAATGAACTATCCAACCGAATCCTACACTAATGAGATGAACCAAAATATCCCTCCTCAGCCAGACATTGTGCCTCCAATTCAGGATTATGGAACAAATGAGTTCACACCGAACGTTCCTTCAGTGCCAGGAACAATGGATCCAACTCCAGGTTACGGACCAAATGAATTTGAACAGAATGCTCCTACTGGGGTAGTTTCAACTGTAATGGGTGAACAAGAGGGTGTGGGTACCATTATGGACCAAACTTCTCTAAATTTGGGACCTGTTGTAGATTCAGGTAACTTTGTAAACCCCCCTCCATCTTCTGGGGGTTTTGTGGATTTGTCAATCAGAGGCAAGGGACATCTTATGGATGGCAGTCCAGCTGGAGTGGATGGAGTTGCAGTGGGTAATTACATAAAGGGACCAAATGACATGAAAGTGTGGTCCGATTCTACGCAGCCTGCAACAACGGGAGTCATCGAACTTTTCCACAAATCTGGCAAAATGCACGGGTTGAAGAAAATATGTGTTCACATTCGACAAGGTCCTGCTGATGCAGCAACAACCGCTGTACAGACAGGGCAACAAAATGGAGGTCTGAAGACATTCCTTAAATCGATTCTTCAAGATGGAGTGGTCACTTCAGAGAGGGTTGTTGGCCAGCAAGGCGACGCAACTGGTAAAATGAATATCAACATTCCAGATGGCTCCATTGATATTGGTAGAAACATTGAAAATCAAATTGGAGCAGGAATGGTTGATAACCAAATGAATGCTCAAAATATGGACCTGAGAATAAATAGAATGCCCCAGCCATTTATAAATGAACCTGGAGCAGGAATGGTTGATAACCAAATGAATGCTCAAAATATGGACCTGAGAATAAATAGAATGCCCCAGTCATTTATAAATGAACCAAGAGAAATTCGTTTTACAAATAATGCATTGAAGCGTAGACCATCGAAAATTTTCTTAGCTATCAGCAGTAAACTGAAAGAAGCAGATCATGCTAGGCCATTAGACTTCAATCCAGCAGCAGAGAGGGGTCAAGTTCAAGCACATTCACAGAATGGCAAAGGAGTCATCAGAGTGTACACCAAACAGTCTGACGGGACAAAATCAATGAAGAGAGTCTTTGTAAACATTCGCCAGCCTGAGCCATACGTTCGTACAAGCGCCGTAACAAGAACCGTGAAGATCCCAATGACCAGAATGTATAACACAGGGAGCGATGGAGCCGTCACAATTGGATTTGGAGGTGGAAGTTCCCCCGGTGTCACAGGTGCAAGGACTGGTTTGACAGGATCTGTGTCTGGAACAATGATGAGGGTAGACGGCGGACATGTTCATTCAGATATTGAACATGCACATGACGGACATGGACACATTCATATGGGACATGCGCATGATGGACACAGTCATGATGGTCACGGCCACTCACATGGACACGCAGTCCACACAATGCGTGTAGACGGTGATCCATCAGTGCGCTCCGTGTCCGGACAGATGTTTAAGGTTGACAGGAGAAGTATTTTCCCAGAACTTGGTGCCGATCAAACCGTTCGCTCAGGAAGTCAGCAGATGAATGAAGTGACACTTCCCAATGGCAATTTCCACGTGCACAAGATCGGCGATCGAAATATCGTCCATGACCATCGCCATGGAAACGTGGACCAAGACACATACAAAAGAGTCATGGAACTTCTTGGGCGGCGACTGCCGGCAATAGATTCGAATTTCGATCCATACGTTACCTCAACTTCTAACATGCATCGTCCTTCAACTAAAGGTATCCCAGTCAATATATAA
- the LOC105327038 gene encoding UBX domain-containing protein 7 isoform X1 has translation MTSIREKIEQFCSITGADQEVGKNLLEACNGNLELAIDMHMDSGGPSAPPPTDQGGASAQPSQPLPRDSETSSSAPIDLDDDVRAPIPQRNETLIEDVPAFVSAQHLEELTHQHDSVLRGRRRQARSVFDGFRDFQAEARQQEAMMRQGPGSSFKKRTLEDLFRPPIDITFKGTFASAREAGTTLKKYVMVNVQNVKEFVCQALNRDVWSHDGVKAIVKDHFVFWQVYHDSEEGGKFKQFYRVEEYPYIAIIDPRTGENMVTWNRELDAMTFCDLVTQFLAEHPFSDDSFSESPPSKRTKREHSVVDLSEDDQIQAAIKASLEEPRKSVTYISDSDDDNSDDDDVETFSDTDNDSQSSPVKNSHSKNDSKIAVCSNSSGPSCSSKTETTESNENCKKCESNVIENGVSNSNSNSITESYKKYIGKESDPQMSIMIRFPDGKRQQLTLSSQSKLMALVKYVAEQGYSNERYELLTNFPRKKLSYMDFDLTIQEAGLNAQESVFVQAR, from the exons ATGACTTCGATCAGAGAAAAAATAGAGCAATTTTGCTCAATCACAG GGGCTGATCAAGAGGTTGGTAAAAATCTTCTAGAAGCATGTAATGGGAACCTGGAGCTGGCTATAGACATGCACATGGACAGTGGTGGACCCTCTGCCCCACCCCCAACAGATCAGGGCGGGGCATCTGCCCAACCCAGCCAGCCTCTCCCCAGAGATTCAGAAACATCCTCATCAGCACCCATAGACTTAGA TGATGATGTTCGAGCTCCTATACCTCAGAGAAACGAGACCCTGATAGAAGATGTCCCAGCATTTG TTTCAGCCCAGCACTTGGAGGAGCTCACCCACCAACACGACAGTG TTTTGCGTGGACGCCGAAGACAAGCACGGTCTGTTTTTGACGGTTTTCGAGATTTTCAAGCAGAAGCTA GGCAGCAGGAGGCAATGATGAGACAAGGGCCCGGCTCATCCTTCAAGAAGAGGACCCTAGAGGACTTGTTCAGGCCCCCCATAGACATCACATTCAAAGGCACATTTGCCAGT GCCCGAGAAGCGGGTACAACGCTAAAGAAATACGTGATGGTCAATGTTCAGAATGTGAAAGAGTTCGTCTGCCAGGCGCTGAACCGTGACGTGTGGAGCCACGACGGGGTCAAGGCCATTGTCAAGGACCATTTCGTGTTTTGGCAG GTTTATCATGATAGCGAAGAAGGCGGGAAATTCAAACAGTTCTACCGCGTTGAGGAGTACCCGTATATCGCTATAATTGACCCGAGGACAG GAGAAAATATGGTCACGTGGAACAGAGAATTGGACGCCATGACTTTTTGTGATCTCG TAACTCAGTTTTTGGCAGAGCATCCTTTTTCCGACGATTCGTTCAGCGAGTCTCCACCGTCAAAACGAACAAAGCGA GAACATAGCGTTGTAGACCTCAGTGAAGATGATCAGATACAAGCCGCCATTAAAGCCTCGCTCGAGGAACCGCGCAAATCTGTGACCTATATTTCGGACAGTGATGATGACAATAGTGACGATGATGACGTAGAAACTTTTTCAGACACGGATAATGATTCGCAGTCCTCTCCAGTGAAAAACAGTCATTCTAAAAACGACTCTAAAATTGCAGTGTGTTCAAACAGTAGTGGACCGTCCTGTTCAAGCAAAACAGAAACCACAGAAAGTAACGAAAACTGTAAAAAGTGTGAATCGAACGTTATAGAAAACGGTGTTTCCAACTCTAACTCAAATTCTATCACTGaaagttataaaaaatacatcGGAAAAGAATCAG ATCCTCAAATGTCCATCATGATTCGTTTCCCTGATGGCAAACGACAGCAACTCACGTTATCCTCTCAGTCCAAACTCATG GCACTAGTGAAGTATGTAGCGGAGCAAGGATACTCAAACGAACGTTACGAATTGCTCACGAATTTTCCCAGGAAGAAACTGTCTTACATGGACTTTGACCTCACAATTCAGGAAGCGGGTTTAAATGCTCAGGAATCGGTCTTCGTTCAGGCCAGGTGA
- the LOC105327038 gene encoding UBX domain-containing protein 7 isoform X3 encodes MHMDSGGPSAPPPTDQGGASAQPSQPLPRDSETSSSAPIDLDDDVRAPIPQRNETLIEDVPAFVSAQHLEELTHQHDSVLRGRRRQARSVFDGFRDFQAEARQQEAMMRQGPGSSFKKRTLEDLFRPPIDITFKGTFASAREAGTTLKKYVMVNVQNVKEFVCQALNRDVWSHDGVKAIVKDHFVFWQVYHDSEEGGKFKQFYRVEEYPYIAIIDPRTGENMVTWNRELDAMTFCDLVTQFLAEHPFSDDSFSESPPSKRTKREHSVVDLSEDDQIQAAIKASLEEPRKSVTYISDSDDDNSDDDDVETFSDTDNDSQSSPVKNSHSKNDSKIAVCSNSSGPSCSSKTETTESNENCKKCESNVIENGVSNSNSNSITESYKKYIGKESDPQMSIMIRFPDGKRQQLTLSSQSKLMALVKYVAEQGYSNERYELLTNFPRKKLSYMDFDLTIQEAGLNAQESVFVQAR; translated from the exons ATGCACATGGACAGTGGTGGACCCTCTGCCCCACCCCCAACAGATCAGGGCGGGGCATCTGCCCAACCCAGCCAGCCTCTCCCCAGAGATTCAGAAACATCCTCATCAGCACCCATAGACTTAGA TGATGATGTTCGAGCTCCTATACCTCAGAGAAACGAGACCCTGATAGAAGATGTCCCAGCATTTG TTTCAGCCCAGCACTTGGAGGAGCTCACCCACCAACACGACAGTG TTTTGCGTGGACGCCGAAGACAAGCACGGTCTGTTTTTGACGGTTTTCGAGATTTTCAAGCAGAAGCTA GGCAGCAGGAGGCAATGATGAGACAAGGGCCCGGCTCATCCTTCAAGAAGAGGACCCTAGAGGACTTGTTCAGGCCCCCCATAGACATCACATTCAAAGGCACATTTGCCAGT GCCCGAGAAGCGGGTACAACGCTAAAGAAATACGTGATGGTCAATGTTCAGAATGTGAAAGAGTTCGTCTGCCAGGCGCTGAACCGTGACGTGTGGAGCCACGACGGGGTCAAGGCCATTGTCAAGGACCATTTCGTGTTTTGGCAG GTTTATCATGATAGCGAAGAAGGCGGGAAATTCAAACAGTTCTACCGCGTTGAGGAGTACCCGTATATCGCTATAATTGACCCGAGGACAG GAGAAAATATGGTCACGTGGAACAGAGAATTGGACGCCATGACTTTTTGTGATCTCG TAACTCAGTTTTTGGCAGAGCATCCTTTTTCCGACGATTCGTTCAGCGAGTCTCCACCGTCAAAACGAACAAAGCGA GAACATAGCGTTGTAGACCTCAGTGAAGATGATCAGATACAAGCCGCCATTAAAGCCTCGCTCGAGGAACCGCGCAAATCTGTGACCTATATTTCGGACAGTGATGATGACAATAGTGACGATGATGACGTAGAAACTTTTTCAGACACGGATAATGATTCGCAGTCCTCTCCAGTGAAAAACAGTCATTCTAAAAACGACTCTAAAATTGCAGTGTGTTCAAACAGTAGTGGACCGTCCTGTTCAAGCAAAACAGAAACCACAGAAAGTAACGAAAACTGTAAAAAGTGTGAATCGAACGTTATAGAAAACGGTGTTTCCAACTCTAACTCAAATTCTATCACTGaaagttataaaaaatacatcGGAAAAGAATCAG ATCCTCAAATGTCCATCATGATTCGTTTCCCTGATGGCAAACGACAGCAACTCACGTTATCCTCTCAGTCCAAACTCATG GCACTAGTGAAGTATGTAGCGGAGCAAGGATACTCAAACGAACGTTACGAATTGCTCACGAATTTTCCCAGGAAGAAACTGTCTTACATGGACTTTGACCTCACAATTCAGGAAGCGGGTTTAAATGCTCAGGAATCGGTCTTCGTTCAGGCCAGGTGA